AATTAACACCTACCCTACCAGGTTGCCATCACAGAAAGCCTTCCCCACATATTTTAGGACAGCAAAATGTAGGAGGGAAAAGAGTTTGCAACCTTCTCAGAGGAAAAGCTCCTGTTGTTGCACAGCAAAACAAGGAAGTCACTGTCCGAGTTGCTATGTAATGAGATGGTAGCTCACTGAGGAGTTTTTATGTTAAACTGTACAATCATCCATAGTAATCCAGCAAAAAACTCAAGTTGTGTGGGTAACTGCATTGCCCCACACTAGCTAACGATTCAGAGACACTATGGACATAAACAGTGCTGCTCTGTTCTTCCTTTTAGCCATCTCAACTCTTCTACCTAAACTTCCTCCTTAAGCAACATTAAAGTTCAACACATTTTAATCAACAGGACTGACATATTGCAATGCCATGTGCTTCTAAATTAGGCATACAATCTTGCTGCCAGATGTAAAGCACTTCTTGTTTAGATACAGAAATTACTAACACATTTACCATTGAGCCTTCAGATCTTGTTGAGTCCTGCTAGCCAGGCTAGCAAGGCAAGACAAAACACAACCAGAGGCTCTAGCATGTAATGGATATAACAGTTGCACAAAAACATACACATTCGTTAAGGTTCATTCATCCTCACCTTAGCTTCACATCCCCTTAGAAAGTTATTTAGACACAAAAAGTTCATGAAGTATGGCCAAATTAACCATCTATTAATCAAAACCTGTTACTAAACTGTTTCTAGTTTGTGTTATTAAATTTCCTTGTGAAGGTCAGAAGCGTATTTGTTTTTCAATGAAAGTCATGATGACTCAGATTGTTACTTTATGATTAACTACCTAAAGCTTTTTGCATGGGGCAGAGGTAAGTCACAGTAAGTATTGTGAAGCTTTTACTACAAGCCACAAGATTTGGCAACAATGAAAGACATGTTTTCTTGAAACCTAGTTCCCActaaaataattcacaaaaatgaaacatttaagtGCATTAaacattaatattaatgaaataaaaaagtcacattttaaaaacactatAAACTGGCTCACCAGAATATGATAGGAAGCAAGCAATCCTTGGGTGAAATATTTAAGGCACTTGAGGGTAGTCAGTTTTTAAAACCAGGTAATAAAGACACAGCCACtttaaaattctaatttaaataaaaaccacaacaaaataaAGTAACACTGCAAAAAATTCCTCCAACTGTAAAGTTcagtaaataaacaaaaaaacccacttagaataaaaatacaattcttaTTTGTTATAGTACAcaaaaaagaggcagaaacagAGCATATTTAACTGCTAGAGCGTACATACTGTAAAGATGTCTCTCAAATACAACAACAAGGGTCCTTTCTTTTCAGGTTGCCAAATAACCAATAAAGCGTGTTTGTTAGGGAGAAATAATCCAGTGCAGTTAAATATTGGATTCCAGTTTGTAAACCAGAGCATTCCACAAAGCAGCTGATTTTGTATCATTTTGCCTGGGATATTTCTAGTTagctttcttgctctttttctggagcattcagcttcattttctcctttccataCACACAAAATTAACGGTCTCTGAATAAAGAGCCCACATCATTCTTGTAATATCATCTTTGgtacaaaacaaaagcaacttaCAGAGCATAATGGTGTCACCCAGTCTCTCACACACCAAGCCTGTTCCTACAGACCACATGCAGTAACAAGCTTTTCTGTGATGGTGACAGCTTCTCTCCTCCCAATCTCCAAAGTAACATCACAATTAAATATAACATACAGCATTCTTTTTAAGCGCTAATTTAAATTTTCACTCAGAATTCACAAATGGGTATTCTCACCCATTAGCTTATACATATTATGTTTTCTTACCACTTCCAGGGCAGAGGGGTATGaccagcagccctgggacacACTTTAGAAGTCTGCTCCCAGAGACAAAATAGCTGTACAATCTCCACGTCTGCTCAgtgtttttttttgaaaggagggggaaggaaggaaaagacaaatgGGAACTCAGTAAAAGGAGTCTTGCCTTTCTGTTAAATGTTTGTCCATTTGTCATTTTTCTCCTGACATGTTTCACCTATTGCATTAGAGGCttcttcagtggaaagcagtTCCTTATGTGAACTTATTTGAATGTTCTGGATTAAGCAGATTTTGTCACTGTGTGGCTGCTGCCTCACAACTGAGGAAATTAAAGGGTGAGCTCCGAGCATCATCACCAGCCCCAAGGCTCTTAGGGTCTCTGAGACAGTCTGCCAAGATGTCCTGAGGATCCCTCAAGAACACCACTAGAACAGTGATGTTATCACTGGATCCATTCTCCTTTGCAGCAGCCACCAGTCTTTCGGCTGCTTTGAGACCCACTCCTTTGGTTTGCATTAAATGATCTAGGACCAAGTCTACAACCTCATATGGCTTGATAGCGTCAAAGAATCCATCGCAGGCTAGGAGCAAGTAATCTTCAGAACCAGTCAGCTCAAATGAATTTCCATCTGCATCACCAGAGATGTAGGGTTTCTGACATATGTCACCTAAGACAAACAATCAAAACAAAGGCTTTATTACTTCAAATGTAAACAGCTACTTCTTCACCCATCAATTACTTTTACCATCCTCAAGGACAGCCAGATCATATTCCAGAGGTACCTGATGCAGGACAAGAGTAGTGAAAAGCTATGGAATAAGCATGGAAGGCCTTTGTTTCTCTAAGAACGCTTGGAACCTACGTAAATCCAGTTGGCTTCTAAGGGGCTACTCTAATTCATGCTTTCCTAATTTTGCAGGGAAACTAAGGAAATTCTTTCAaagttttttctctctgaaatatATTTGTGCAAGGAGATAGTCAGGCCTTCATTTTGCAGGTATTTCTCTTGTACAGCCTTCAGAATGCtatgaaaataagatttttcttaGCTGTCCAGATATACAGCACAATGCCACAAGAATCTGCTCATTGTGTTTAGTTCATCAGTTTCATATGGACATACTTATTAAACATGGGTTGCTATTGATCCAAATAGTATTATACAAATCTATACTAATTTGCTTCCACTCATACATTACAGTTATCTACTGTACTTGCCCAGggtcttttctctttttgccttaATTGGTGAGTAGCAAAGTAAGCTCATTTAATAAGATTCTGGAATATTACAATTAAAATCCCCTAAATTGCTGGATATGTGTGATTTGAAGGAGGATGCAGCGATCTGACTTAAGAACTGCAGTCAGGAGAAAGATATATTAATATTGAAgtggacaaaaaaacccacaaagcagACATTCACACATATAAAGAAGGCTAGATGAACATTTATTACTTCCtccacttttaaaaagtaaatacttTATGTTTTTTAAGCTACTATAGAACACCATGGTATCAAAGACACTTACAAGAAGCAAAAGACTTCGAAGTATAAAAGAATTAGGACTGTCATTGCTagtatgtaaaataaaacaatattctATGCGTATGGTAAAACCAGTAAGATTATATAGCTGCAAGCTATGTAAGTTATACAGCTGTAAGCTAGCCTTATGGCAAAGACAGTAAGAGTGGTTTGCTATTTGGTTGATGCTAAGCAAAACGTCATTTACAGCAAACATACAGTCTCAGGTGGTGTGTTTTAATCAAATTTCATCTGAACAATACTAATTCTAATGGCTTATCTTACCAATTGCTCTGGAAACAGCCAAGGTACCATTAACCCGCCAGCAGTCCATATAGGTTACACAACCACCCAGAGTCTCAATACGCGCTCTTTCATCCTGAAAAACAGTAGAATACAATTTTTATGCTGAAAACCTACCCATGGCTTACTGACCTTGTTGTTATCCaattgaagaggaaaaaaaagacaaaccccaaaaccaagaGCTGCTTCAGCTTCTGTATTTATACTATGAACATAGCAAACACACATATCAGAATCTAGCTCGGAAACACGCACTTAAGATTACTGGAAACAACCCTCCTACTTCCCAACCATACCATGGCTTGtccacaaaaaaagcagaattcttAAGTTTTTCATATCTGCATGTTTTTTCCCATACGGATGAGTATCCTTTTGTGCCACTTCTTCCCATCCCATACAGCAATTGggtaaatatataaatatttggaATAAAATACAAGATAACTAGACTATTTAACAATAGTATTCACATTGACAATCCTTTAACTACTCAGTTATTACAAATATTCATGCTATGAAGGCAAAGGGTCGTGCAATGCTATCTAAACTTGCAAGATCCCCATCAAATTTCATGTAATAAAATACCTggctatttaaaatatatagaaaatgCAATACACTTTAAGCCAGTTAGGCTAGTAGATTATCATTAGCTTTTGAATGACAGTATAGCATTATGAAACACTTGCATTCTactaacattttaaatagttgTTAATCTCAAATTAATAAGTTAATTTGTAACAGGCAGTTTttaattcacacacacacaaaaattctgTGAAAGTCTTTAATTACTACAAATTTTGAAAAGACAGTCTGAGCGGGAACTGAAGTCAGGACTACCAGTACCATCAGTACTTTCAAGGGGGCATAGTTGTAGGGATCACCTTTTCAAAACACAGGCatggatggaaaaaaagaaattgtcaaTTCTCTGAATCCTATCGTACAATATATGTAATTATGTAAAGCACCAAACACTTAAGAAGGCTTGATTCCAAAGGTTTCAAGAGAGATTCTGACAATACACATacgagagaaaaaaaacaagtcagACTTACTTCTCTTTCTGGTTTGTGAGGTTCCATTAATGTCACAGCTTTTCCTTGCTGCACAAGCATTACCTGCGAGTCCCCTAGCCATGCTATGTGTAGCTTGTTCCCTACAATCAATGCAGATACACCTGTTGTACCACTCCTCAGCttctacagaagaaaacaggtaTGTTAGGTGAATATTCAACAACCCCTACTAGGCTACATGGCAATATCGTAAACCTAGGTTTAATCACAGTTAAATGCAGCAGAGTAGACCTGCCAATCATAATTCAGGCACCTGAAAAAAGGTACGAGATATTGGACAGACTTGAAATAAACTGTTTACATATTCTAACATGCAGATGGCCAATACTGCCTCTGTtatgttcttccttttctgctaTTTATTCCAAAACTGATCTAGGAGACTAAGACCTCTATTGTTCAAAACACAGAGACacatagaaaagaaagaggatcTGAATTTCAGTAGCATGAACATTTCACAAACAAACACAGGTCTCCCCAATCCCTTTCACACTCTCCACTCTACCACTGGCAACTACAGACACCTTGCTCCGCATACAACCTCTTATCCTTGGGTATTTAAATGAGGATGCCAACAAAGGAAGGAACCTGACTGTCCTAGATTCCCTGTAAAGATTAGTGAGAGTCAGACCTCACAAAGATGCTGGTCCCTCTTTTGTATCTCATTGACAGAAATGAAGATATTAACCATGAACACTTCCATATTCAGTAACTGCTATAATAAAAGAGTTCTcattaaactgtaaaataaaccACCCTCCCATTATGTAGATTTGAAGAAAGAATGTTCATCATACCAACTTGAAACAAAGCTGATCAATAAGCTTAATGAAGAGTCTGATTTAAATCacagaatgtatttttcatcttaCAACCACCTGTGATATTAATGGCGGGACAAGAAAGAGGAAGATAGTGACCATATTATCAGGAATAGAGAAATCTCTTTTCCAGGTAAGAGGTAGGACAACAGAACATCTAGGGGCTGCCTAATTTAGGCAAAGAGGCAGCAGAGTGTTCTCTCAAATAATTGGTATGTCAGGACCATTTAAACCACTTAACACTTCTTTTCAATCACTCATCTTGAACTTGCAAGCACtaccattttgtttttcctcaaaaaaagaaataatttgatcAAAGAAAACCTTTACATGTAGCATAATTTCATAAAGAAGTCGGTGATTTAAAGAAACTGTACTGCCAGAATTTTCTGGATAATACCATGTTGTCCAACAGTTCTCAGTGTTATTTAAATACAGTGGAATTAATCTCTACCCACTCACCTCTCTTTtggctttgaaaagaaacatttcatctGTCTTCTGGAAAGAGCATTTCAAGGCCTCAGCTGGATTCTTAACAATCTCTTCGTGTAGCCCAACATTTACATGTAAATGGGTTGCTGAATAATTGGCAGCATCCACTCCACCATGGCCATCAAATACAGCAAAGTAAGCGCGATCAGTGTCATCCTTTTgcggggagggagagagagaaagacataTTCatgttcaaaaccaaaatagctCATAGACTGGTACCAGCAAGCAAAGATCCGTTATTCTGGGCTTTCTTCCATACAACGTTGCATAGGTAAGGGCAATTTAAGTCAGTTTACCCATGTGTAAAATGGATAAAATGGGTACTTTGCAGGGGaattacttttctttgtttgctgttAGTCATTTAATATCCTTGAAAAAAGTCTGGAATTGAAACAGCAGACAGCTGGTTATGTAGTCCCACTGCAGCTTCAGTAACTGGCACTTGTACAACTGCTGTTCTCCCCCCTTCTTTTCTTAATATATCAGTTACCTCAGTCACAAGAGCATTATAACTCCAGCAACATAACACTGGGTGAACTTCCCATCTCCCTATATTGCTTATGACATGAAACCCAAGGTCACGAGATCCTTCTTTATCAGGGCCGTAGTTAGCCCCTAGCAATCTGAGTGGTAAGTCCTTGCTCCAGCACAGACATGATAAATAACTTGTGGCAACAAATTCTTACCATTTCACAGATCATCCATCACTACGTCATTGTGTTTACAGGAAGGTTGAAAAGCTAACAAACTGGCCTCCCCGATTTTGTCCAGACTTACTGATAAACCAAACAGCTGATTGAACTCTGGGAGCAGAACGTGGCGGTCCTCCATTTTCCGTCGAGTGTTACGGATGGCATGGATGGAAACAAGCAGGAACCGCTTCAGTGGTCTCAGTGGTGGCAACTGCTTCTGCCACTCAAAGCAAACATCCCGAAGCTTGTTAAAGAAGCAGCGTTGCAATGACTCTCCATCCAGCACTGACAGGACAAAGACAAAACAGTAAGTTGTGTGCCCCATTTTCCTACATTACCCCATCTTTTGGTCTGTCTTTCCCTCAAGTTTCTTTCCTTAGAGCTACATACACACGTTCAGCACTCTGCCTTTACAGGCTCTGCAAGAATTAAAATAGGCTCCTGAGAATAATGTGGAGAGAAAGTTGCAATGGAAAACAGCATAATATTAAGGATAAGAGCAGCTTCTTTACTTATAAGCTTACTAGTTCTCTTTCAAAACAGATGCTTATCAAGTAGGTGATTATATTGCAAAAATCATAACAAAGACGCCCAAATCAGTCTGGCATATTAGACATAAACGTAATTACTATGTAAGTAAAATGCACAAGTTAATAGTGCTGGGAGTGCACCCCTCCCCtcaccaaaaaaaggaaataatcaaGTGGGCAGAAAAGCCTTCAAGATAAGAGATTGCTGTTGTCTTGGACACAAGGGTTGAAAAAGCGTTAGCCTGGCTTTGGGTCAGGTTATGTCCTACTGAACCACTTCCACTGAAACAAGGAAGTCTGAGAATGTTTTGCTGAGGTCAATAGCTCAACTCATAGCTGAGCTAAACAGATTAGAGTTTTAAGCTGTTGtctttatctttttaaatacacatgGTTGTAGGAGCTAGAGGGACAGAAGAACACTTCCGCCACTTTCCTGCTTTGTCATTACAGAGCAGAACTGTAAACACCCATTGAGCATAGTGTGAAAAGCTCCAGCCAGACACTCAAATCCTTTTCTGGATAGGTCCCAAAGATCAATTAATCCAAACTTATTGTTCATCAGACTGAATGGTTTGGTGTTTGGCATTGTGTCTAGCTTTGCAACGCGTCTCTCTCAGAATAGGTAATAAtttaaagttttgttgtttAAGAACCCTGCCTCAATGCTAAATCAACTAACTTCAAAAAGCATTGAAAAGATCATCTacagagcaaaaataatttgctggTCACTAATGTGTTTCCTAAAGGACTGCAGTGCATGAACTATCTTTCCTATTTTATCCTGACTCCTGCTAACACTGCTAGCATTAAAGGTTCCTCAGAATTCCTTTTCATAACTCCCGGTTctcaagcatttctttttctcagcaaCACTGGATGGCCAGCTTCAGATGCATCTCTGGGCCTGGAGAATTGAGAGCTTAAATTTAAACACAGATCTTTGATTAGCAGTCACTACATATTAACCGAAACTACTTTTGGTTTGCTTAATATGCAGGTGTGAATAGGCAAGATATTAAAACCTTTAAATATTAAGTCATCCCATatacaaatataattaaatagGACAGCATCTTAGACAGTCTTGTCTACAGCTATTAGTTTACATATTTGTAAATGTCTTGACTAATACTGACCAGAAGACTTGGACACACACTGCTGTTTAAATATTAAGCTTGTGAAATCTGACATAGAATTTAGAACCTTAACAGCAGAAATTCTTCTGCAGTATACCACATCAAACAGTGGTACTCATATAGGCACACGTACATAACTTGCTTTTATATAATTACTTCTCTTTCAAtccaaaaatgctttttttgccagAGAGTTATAATTGCAATGCAGGAAGAGAGTCCACACTGTGCTGTAGCACAAGGAACATCTTCCTTCCTAGTTGTACAGTTAAAGTGATGCAATAGCAATTACAAGATAGGGAAAACAAATACAGTCCAAACATGCAGAGAAACTAATGCATTTAAAGTAGATACTCCTGGCTGAGATTAGGCAATACAAGTAATAGTAAGCAGATTTCCATAAGGTTTGATAGGGGAATGGTAAATAGCGATTTGATCTAAAAGACAATGGTGACAGAAGAATGAACAAAGATAAAATAGACAGGAATATATAACACAGAGATTAAAGATGGTTTCAACCATGAGAACAGGCATGGTTCTGGGGCATTTGTTAACAAGGAGTACCGAGAGAGAAACTGAACTAGTTGAAGATGGAACTCATCCAAGGATTTTGTGACTTTGCCTGTGCCATCTTAAAAGTAGACTCCAATCCTGTATCTTTATGGCCTTTAGAGTAAAACAGCGGCATGAATTATTGTACAGGTGTCACCGGTATAATGTAACCATACAGGATTCCAGAGACATTAGATGCTTGTGACCAAGAAA
This genomic window from Haliaeetus albicilla chromosome 10, bHalAlb1.1, whole genome shotgun sequence contains:
- the PPM1F gene encoding protein phosphatase 1F; the encoded protein is MALEVEASGAPLSSFLRDFPSPLGPGEPLPWSSAGSSALSKAEVPGALAERARSLLGGRGVSPLLAASLIHAAVDEVLQTDLTEFKQQSVETEGEGDEERFTLLDGESLQRCFFNKLRDVCFEWQKQLPPLRPLKRFLLVSIHAIRNTRRKMEDRHVLLPEFNQLFGLSDDTDRAYFAVFDGHGGVDAANYSATHLHVNVGLHEEIVKNPAEALKCSFQKTDEMFLFKAKREKLRSGTTGVSALIVGNKLHIAWLGDSQVMLVQQGKAVTLMEPHKPEREDERARIETLGGCVTYMDCWRVNGTLAVSRAIGDICQKPYISGDADGNSFELTGSEDYLLLACDGFFDAIKPYEVVDLVLDHLMQTKGVGLKAAERLVAAAKENGSSDNITVLVVFLRDPQDILADCLRDPKSLGAGDDARSSPFNFLSCEAAATQ